The following nucleotide sequence is from Solea senegalensis isolate Sse05_10M linkage group LG19, IFAPA_SoseM_1, whole genome shotgun sequence.
taaagatgcagtgcgtaacttcaggtgatttttgttgtcgtttgttCTTGTACAGAAACATTTGTGTGctttgtccttcatctgaaatcGGGGGCCGCACAGGGACGAAGCATTTGTCCCCCCGAGGCGTTGCATGACCGGGgttttttagcagtagaatttaCTTTCTACTGCACTTTACTTTTGTAGgcgttttgttgttgttttcagtcacactcctccacatcacttcctgtgtgcagcaggagAATATCAGTAACCCTGGACtgtcatgataatcaggccgcctggatttagcaggaggtgctgtgccaatctcagctgactcTGGgggaaaggcggggtcacaccctggacagatcgccagtccatagtttggGAATTTTccagatatcacaaacagtccAGGAGTTACATTAATGAGATGCACGCATGGCAAATCCTGTCAGCGACTTGTGGGGCTGGAACCTTTAATTATCATTGTGTGAACGCACTTGATTTttaatgtaatggacatttatttatgtttttaggTTACGTACGACAGTTTCTATTGCAGTACTGCATTAGTACGTGTTATCAATGACCtgatttttaattcaaaatgtccCCGTTTCTTTAATGTCAGTGAAACTTGGACACTATGAATTCTGCGTTGACAGCTTTGAAAGAGCCTTGTCATATGCCGCTCTACAAGAAGACGACTCTGCCACGGAGGCCATTCGGAAGGTTTGCACTCTCCCGTCACTTGTTTATCACTTTAGacacatttacagatgttttgttATGACTTGTGAAAGTTGTCGTTCTTACTGTCAGGCTCTTGGTGAAGCGAAACAACACCTATCACAATGAAGACGTTTCCGGTCGAGCCTGATCCACCTTGAAAAGAAGAGTCATCTCTACAGaaaatcatcatcaatcatagagATGTATGTATGATTTAATTGAGAGCCATAGAAACAGTTTTTTGACATTCAGCAGATGTATTTGAGTTGaagaatgttttcattaaaaaaaaaaaacacttgtgacACAGTTTCTGTTCACTGGCCTCGAAGCACGCGGTGCAGGCATGCAAATTTATCAAAGGTTAAAACACAAGTGTTTCAACACAAATATGAGCCAGACACTGGTGCGACGGGTTGGTACATGTAACCTGTGAAGGTCAAATCAGGAGCAATGGCCTCAAGTTATGAAAAAGGTCCCATGTGCAAAAACGTATAATGTTATCTGAGAAATAATATGGGGAAGTAGTTTAAATCACCTTCATTCTGTTCTTGAAGTTTCCCAGGGAAGTGAAATTAGTACAATCGCTTTCAAAAAAGTGCATGGGTACTCTATACAGTcttcacttttttcattttttttatttgattttaccAGGCTAAACATTAAGAACTGACTTATTTACATAGGAAAGATGGAGAAAACTAACACAttcaacaaacacataaaacagtAACACACAAAGGAAGTTTTTAGAAACAGAAACCGTATCAAATTGTGGTGAAACATTTACAAGTGTCATTAAGAATTGCCTTTAGACGGCCTTTAAAGGCTGAAACAGAGATAAAAGCGTCCAGttttagtgggtttttttgtaataagTTCCAGTAATTTGATGCAGCAAATGAAAAGGACAGTTGTCCAAAGCAACACTTGGCTTTTGTGGATGTGTAGTGTGATACAGTGTGAAGACTGTGTGTTATACACTGTTGCTGATACAGGATGAAGTAGCttaaatacactcacacacacacaagctcaggGAACTTCCCCATATCACTCTTATTTATATATTACCGGGCATACATGGTGTCATTTACATGAAGATAACTATTGCCCTCAAggctcacacgcacacacatactgagTAGAAAGTATAATTgctagtaacaataataataataataataattacaactgAGTCTTTAATTATGAAGGATTGAAGGATTCATTGTCTGAGTAATAACAATGTCGGAGACATGCATTCCTGACATTTGTTTGGAACCAAATTCTaacaaataagaataaatttaatACACTGTGGGTATTTAAAGAGCACATGTGCATGATCCCAACAAAGATGCAGCAGCACGTCCACTCTGTTGTCTTATTGCTCAACAGGCCTGTGTTTGGGTGAGCACTTGTTTGTCGGAATAGTCCGCACCACACCCTAAAACTTTGAGCAATTAATGCATAACAGTGCTACTTTCTATTTGAATAATTTGGTTATAGTCCTCTTCATAATGCAAACTCTTCAGTCACCCTCTTCCATATTACGTTTGCATGTATGCAAAGCTAACTTATATCCTTGAGTCAACAGTGATAGTGAAGTGAGGTTcacactggctgtgtgtgtgtgtgcaggtctcGTAACAATAAACTGAGTGTCTTTTgggttaataataaaaaacgaATACATTTGATGACGACTTTGAAAGACCAGTTCAAAATGTTTCACCATTCTCCTgacattttgttattataatcaacagattcatgGATAATTAAACTGCGTGTTAGGTGTAAACAAGACaagcacatttaaataaatgatggaaTAAATGAGGAAGATgtgtaaaagaaagaataaagaaGTAGGGAGTAAACATTAGAGTTAGGGATTAGGGTCAAATGtcaaattgcttttttttaaattttgtttcaaataaataaatacataagtacgtttgatttttttttcagaattcatAAATtctaaaaaatttaaaattaaaacaataaataaatatgtggcCATGACCACCCTCCtccatatttttaaaaaataataagaataagaataatgataataaaaataataagaataagtcACTATATCCCTCCTccgcaaataaaacaaatataaataataaaaaataaaaaatccccAGTGGTGCCATCCCTCCGCTCTTCAGGGGCGTGACCGTGGCTCCGCCTTAGTTGCGCGTTCCCGGGAGTTTTCGTTTGTGTCCGCCACCTTGAAGAGAGCAGCGCGCGCGTGTCCGTGCCCAGGGTTTGCCTTGTCATTGCATTCAGGCAGAAACGCGTGGTCAGCggctccacagacacacacacacatagcctCTGCACTGCAACCGGTAAGTTGGCACCTCCGCAAACAAAAGCCCGCCGTGAACTATTAAATTGAACTCGTCTTTGTTTTAATGTTCATATTCTTAAGACTGTTTCACTAAGTaatttcagtcacacacagcgACTTATTTGTGCCCGTTTATCACTAAACTAGTTCAGACGTGGCGCTATTGTAGCTCCTTTGAACCAAAGCTGGTCGCTGCCAGGctaataattgtttttgtctggcttctgctgctggtgtgttGGTGCACGCTGCCACTCCCCGCCTGACCACATTGTGCGTTTGGTAAAACACAGTGTTCAAACTCTATCGAATTTCTTCCCCTTTTTATATCAAATTTACCCGCAGCTATTGACGCGTAAACGATAAAAAAAGAGGTTCCCTTTTGTTGAATTTAACATGTTCATGTCGGGTTCAAACTTCCTTACAACAAAAGACAACGGGCGTCTGGCTGGTGGcgcatttacatttttgctgATATAAACGAATTAAATGAAGTTTAATGTTCATTATGTCCTCCTCATGTCGCAggtctgctctgtgtgtgcagctgccTTTAAACACTTGAGGCCATGTTTCGTTTTCACGACCACATCAGGCTGAGTTTTGAAGCTTCTTCCCCCTTGTGTCTCATGACAGGATGAGgtttcatcatcacacatctgtTAGTTTAATCCTGCGTTAGTTAACCAATCATGCCACCTCCTCTCTGGGCAGAATATAATCCTGCCACACGACGACGGAGGAGCTCGCTACTGCTCTGTGACACAACCCCACGTTTTCTTAACTGCCCTTTGTTTATGATTGCTGTCCAGGTTTAGCCCTGTTGGTGATTAAACGTCAGATTTCAATAGATATGTAAACAGTTATGCTTgttcttgttttcctcttttaattTGGTCCTTGTTTGCTTAATAACATAATTAGAATGTGATTGTTCTATCAGCATTGTCTCCCACCCATCCCATATTCTGTGATATCAGCTACTTTAAACTGAAtacatttgctttttgttgAAGAAAAAATACTTTAGAGAgaggctgaacaattaatcgaaagcCTTTTTTAGCCTTTTGTCAAAGTataattttagatgaattacCATCTTGCCCAATAcacatattctacagactgaagggaacatctttgtttctcacagatctgcacaaatcaCACTAAtcgttttaaatatgttttttgaatgaaaataagaataatgatgtaatatGATATCGCAAATCATACCGCAATCACAATAATTGTAATTAGATTTTTTCTTCAAACTCTTTCAGTCCTACTTTAGAGGATATGATTTTTAGGTTTGCAAACTcaattttctacattttatagACCATACAACTGACGAATGAACTGAATAATTGATGAGGAAAAAGCAATTGTTTGTTTCAACCCTAATGTTGAGTGACTTCCATTATGACCACAGTCATGACAAACCTGGTCTAGTCTGCAGTGCATGCAGCGTAATTGTCTTGTTACTGACACAGCGATCAGCAGAATGACTGACTATTATAAAATGTATGATTGTTTATCATTAATATTTGGAAGGGTCAAATGGTGCAAGGTACCTTTTTATCAAACTCCAttttagagaaaaataaaaatcctatCTTTACTAAATGGGTGTATTAATGATGTCCTTCAGCTTTAGAATAGTATTCAAAAATTCCATTCCccaaatttattttaaatttgtacTTTAACAACTTACCAGTAGAAACGTTTAAGCAGCTTAAAAGTCagcaaacttgttttaattctttaaagaACACTCAGATCAATTGTTTCAGTCCCTCTTCAAGGTGAAGTGTTGATGCTTGTACGTCGTAGGTAGGTTTTATGAATTCATTGGGTTGataaaacactgtttgttttttttgttttatcatgcGTTTAAGGTACATGGTGGTGAATAAAAGGAGACTTTAAGGCAGACATGGATACAGAAACTAGTGGAGAGGTTTTGGATGCGTCAGAAACTCCACAGCCAGAGGAGACTAAAATGGAAAGAGAGGTTGAATCAAAGGTGGAGACACCAGAGGAATCCACTGAGCCTGAGAAGccaccagctgctgctgaagagacTGAGCAGCTGGCGGTAAACGGTCATGATACAGAAGTCGTAAACTTTGAAAGAACAGAAGTAGCGATTGTGACGGAAAATGTTACTTCATCTGAGGAGAAGGCAGATGGTGACAGTGTGCCGAAAGACCAATCTGACATCGAGGTGGTGCCTGCTGTGGTCGCAACTTCACAACCAGATGAGTCGGCTGAAAAGATCTCTGACCCAGTTGCTGCATTAGCCACAGAATCAGAAAACATCACGCTTGAACAGCAGCCTGTGCCAGAGAACAACCCAGAAGCTCTGTCTGTGCAAATGCCTCTGGCAGAGAGTGCCCCTGTACCAGAGCCAGAGAAATTGGCAGAATCAGTTCCAGAAGCTGAAATACAACAGCAGACTTTACCTGAACCAGTCGCAATGGAACAACCAGTAGATATGCAACCACCAGGCCCAGAGGAGAACTTGCCAGAACAAGTGGAGGCTAAAGTAGAAGAGCAGCCTGCAGAAGAAACTACTAAAGTGGAGGAGGCAGAAAAGAATGTCGCAGCTGAGCCTACAAGTGAGGGGCAAGAGGAAAAGCCAGCAGAGACGGTTCAAGTACCAGAGGTTTCATCAGAAAATCCAACAGAGGAGAAATCAGTTGAGTCTGAGACTGTGAAAGGAGCTGAGGCGGCTGTGGCAGCAGAAGTTGTTGAAACTGAGAAGAAAGAAACTGACCTTGAAAAGGAAGAAGACGTTGTCCCTGCATCTGGTTCTCTGTCCTTTGCCCTGCTGGAACGAGAGCAGACCAAAGAAACCCTGCGCACTTCTCGTACTCTTGTTGTTCTCCGTGGTCTTCCAGGAAGTGGTAAAAGTTTTTTGGCTCGTGCCATAGCCGATGCCTACAAAGACCACTGCTCTGTCATCTGTGCTGATGACCATGGTGTGAAGCCAGAGAATGCAGAACCATCTGCGGATGGATACAAGGCTCTGGATGAGGCTGTGGTCACCTGCTGCAGTGCGGGAACAGCTTCCCCCTTGCTGATAGTTGTGGATGACATCAACCACAGCCAGGATCGTCTGGCCCGCCTGGGAGAGATTGCTCAGGAACACCAACTTGTTGCCATCTTTTTAGaaccaaaaacaacatggaGCAGAGATGCAGGTCAGCTGAGCAAGAAGACCAGGCGAGGACTCGAGGAGGCCACACTTGAAGCCATGAAAAGTCCCTTTGAGGAAATGTCCATTCCTCTGTTCTTTGGCTGGTTTCTTCTGTCTGTCCAGGAAAAGGTTAAGTGCACCTCAATGGACTTCCTTAAAACGCTGGACACCTTGGAGATCTTCAAGAAACACATGACTGATTGTGagtgatatatttttttaaattgttatatTTATTACAAAGTCAAATGCGTCATTGCGAAATATTAAATCCAGCAGATTAAGGTGTCATCTTGACAAGAATGCAGctgaacttttgttttatttacagtcactGATAAACCTGAGAACGAGGTGGATCTAGAGCAGTACttcaaagacaaaggagtcctCCATTGCACTACAAAATTTTGCGACTATGGTAAAGCCAAGGGTGCCAAAGAGTACGCACAGAACACAGTAAGAAGCTGCCGTTTTTTGCTAATGAGATCTGATGGCAACATACATTATCTTTGTCATATTATTAATCttaatccttttttctttcattcctcTAGGCTGTGAAAGATTTCTATGGTTCAACCTTTGAGCTGTCACTGACCGCTCTCTTTGTCACACCACGTACTGTTGGTGCCAAGGTGTCCCTCACTGAAGAGCAGCTTCTGCTGTGGCCAGCTGATGCCGAGTCTTCAGTCCCCGCTGCCGCTTCCTTGCCTCTTGGAAGCCGCGCCCACATTACGCTGGGGTGTGCAGAGGGTGTCGAGCCAGTTCAAACGGGCCTGGATCTGCTCGACATCTCGATCCTGCAGCACGAAGGCCAGAAAGGGGAGCAGGTCGAGATGGAGCTTGGTCAGCTCACTTATTTCGGTGACGGAAGGTGGTTCCTGAGCCTCACCGAGCCCATCTTTGTCCCAGCCTGCTTCTCCAGCTTCTATATGCGCAAGGAGTCCGAGTCGGCCAAAAAGGAAtctgagaagaaaaagaagcaaaagtGTGCCATACTGTAAATGGAAAACGAGAACGAAAGAATTACAAGGCTTTCTCTGTGcaaggtgtttgtgtttgtgcagtgtttGGGGATTTAGCAATAGCCACCCTAAAACCACAAGCTATGTGCCTTTTCTATTGATTTGCACCACAACCCACGATGCCTTCAGTCTCGGTCGGCTTGTTGTTGGTGTTCACAATCTTGTTTTCACATATCACTGCCAGATTTGCGGTACCTGGCTTTTTTGCTGAGGACTTGTTAGCATCAGTCTTAGGTAGAATAGGCTCCTCTCACATTTCCACAGTGATCCACAGCTGATTTCCTCTTCTattaatgtcagtgtttctcagtattcAGACGTGAATAATACTTCCATTGCATGCATTCCAGGTTAATTGTAGCATCATAAAAACATTGtctggtgttttcttttggctTAGATGAACGTTACAAAAGAACCTATTCTATACCCATGCacgtgtgagtgcgtgtgtagCCTAGGAAGGAATTGTTACCGTAGCATAGGGTCCAAAGTGTATCCGAGTGAATGTCGTTCATTGAGGTTCTTCCTTGTAAAACCATTGCACTTTGTGTAGTTTTGAAAGGCAGTCTGCAGGTGAATTTTGGCATCTGTATCAACAGCTTGCACTTAGTATTTATCAAATGCTGCGAAACTAAGTCCATGTTTTGCAATCTTTTCTACTGCGCAAGACTACACCATCGATCCCTTTTTATCCTTCTTCGAACAGCACTTATTGTACTGCATTTCAGCCTGTGTTGTCTGTGACCTTTTGAAGGGCAACTCCTACTTTTGTGTAGCTCCTGTGAATCACTATTTTTGCACTTGTTTTgtaaaacttaataaaaaagaacatgCTTTGCTCCAGTTCTTGTTAATGCACTTTTATGTCACGGTGTGTGGGCAGTATCTAGGACTGTGTTATCTGCACATGGTAATTCTCTCACAGCATGCACTTGTAGTTGATACAagacaccagcagagggcacttgTCCTTCactagtaaaaacaaaatgacagtaAGTCTTTGTGGTAAGGTTGTTCTCTACAAactttaccacacacacacacacccttgttGACTGTCAAACACTGTACCACAGGCTGGGTTATACAGTTTGTCTGAGCTCCCGCCTGTTTGTCTTTGCCCAACAATCCTGCACAGTAAACCTGCAAGATCAGGTGCTTGGCTTTAATCATTAATATTTGCTTAAAGGAATTCAAACACCATCTATGTATTGTGTTTGTACACATTACACGAAGCATATCATTCTGGTATCTGAGGGCCTTTTTTTGGGGACAGTAATATGTGTTAGTGTGAAAAAGAACAGGCGATACcctgttttatttgatataCTATGCACGACAACAAAAAATCACaatgtcaaacatttaaaaaaataaaaatggtgcAGGAAGAGGCAGAAATTCCATTGCAGTTATTTGAAGCTTCCACTTAAATTCCACTGAAGTAC
It contains:
- the LOC122785682 gene encoding 2',3'-cyclic-nucleotide 3'-phosphodiesterase: MDTETSGEVLDASETPQPEETKMEREVESKVETPEESTEPEKPPAAAEETEQLAVNGHDTEVVNFERTEVAIVTENVTSSEEKADGDSVPKDQSDIEVVPAVVATSQPDESAEKISDPVAALATESENITLEQQPVPENNPEALSVQMPLAESAPVPEPEKLAESVPEAEIQQQTLPEPVAMEQPVDMQPPGPEENLPEQVEAKVEEQPAEETTKVEEAEKNVAAEPTSEGQEEKPAETVQVPEVSSENPTEEKSVESETVKGAEAAVAAEVVETEKKETDLEKEEDVVPASGSLSFALLEREQTKETLRTSRTLVVLRGLPGSGKSFLARAIADAYKDHCSVICADDHGVKPENAEPSADGYKALDEAVVTCCSAGTASPLLIVVDDINHSQDRLARLGEIAQEHQLVAIFLEPKTTWSRDAGQLSKKTRRGLEEATLEAMKSPFEEMSIPLFFGWFLLSVQEKVKCTSMDFLKTLDTLEIFKKHMTDFTDKPENEVDLEQYFKDKGVLHCTTKFCDYGKAKGAKEYAQNTAVKDFYGSTFELSLTALFVTPRTVGAKVSLTEEQLLLWPADAESSVPAAASLPLGSRAHITLGCAEGVEPVQTGLDLLDISILQHEGQKGEQVEMELGQLTYFGDGRWFLSLTEPIFVPACFSSFYMRKESESAKKESEKKKKQKCAIL